A genome region from Paracoccus stylophorae includes the following:
- a CDS encoding GNAT family N-acetyltransferase, with product MTPVTARLPRSAQPDTAAPLLRTARLTLRLPDARDLDAYAAFFADAQASHFYGGPLRRDQAFGVLCRDIGHWSLRGYGKFAVTRNGATIGGCGIVHPDGWPGRELTWWLLPDARGQGLAREASVAVLAWARDALASAEVETHFRDDNDAALRLTRSLGGRRLRRAVFPDGVARDIHAIPTDGVAA from the coding sequence ATGACCCCGGTGACCGCCCGCCTCCCCCGGTCCGCGCAGCCGGACACGGCCGCACCGCTTCTGCGGACCGCGCGGCTGACGCTGCGCCTGCCCGATGCGCGCGATCTCGACGCCTATGCCGCCTTTTTCGCGGATGCGCAGGCATCGCATTTCTATGGCGGTCCGCTGCGGCGCGATCAGGCGTTCGGCGTGCTGTGCCGCGATATCGGCCACTGGTCGCTGCGCGGTTACGGCAAGTTCGCGGTCACCCGGAACGGCGCCACCATCGGCGGCTGCGGCATCGTCCATCCCGATGGCTGGCCGGGCCGCGAACTGACCTGGTGGCTGCTGCCCGATGCCCGCGGCCAGGGTCTGGCGCGCGAAGCCTCGGTCGCGGTGCTGGCATGGGCGCGCGATGCGCTGGCCAGCGCCGAGGTCGAGACGCATTTCCGCGACGACAACGACGCCGCCCTGCGCCTGACCCGGTCGCTTGGCGGTCGCAGGCTGCGGCGCGCGGTCTTTCCCGACGGCGTCGCCCGCGACATCCATGCCATCCCGACCGACGGGGTCGCGGCATGA
- the rpmE gene encoding 50S ribosomal protein L31: protein MKKDIHPDYHMIEVKMTDGTIYRTRSTWGGEGETLSLDIDPTTHPAWTGGSSRLMDTGGRVSRFKNKYAGLGF, encoded by the coding sequence ATGAAAAAAGACATCCACCCCGATTACCACATGATCGAAGTCAAGATGACCGACGGCACGATCTATCGCACCCGCTCGACCTGGGGCGGCGAGGGCGAGACGCTGTCGCTGGACATCGACCCGACCACCCACCCGGCCTGGACCGGCGGCTCGTCGCGCCTGATGGACACCGGCGGCCGCGTGTCGCGCTTCAAGAACAAATACGCCGGCCTGGGCTTCTGA
- the rpsP gene encoding 30S ribosomal protein S16: MAVKIRLARGGSKKRPHYAIVASDSRMPRDGRFLEKLGTYNPLLPKDSEDRVKMDVERVQHWLGLGAQPTDRIARFLEAAGVRDKAERKNLKKGEPGDKAKKRAEERAAKAAAPAEEAAAE; encoded by the coding sequence ATGGCCGTCAAGATCCGTCTCGCCCGTGGTGGTTCCAAGAAGCGCCCCCATTATGCCATCGTCGCATCCGATTCGCGCATGCCGCGCGACGGCCGCTTTCTGGAAAAGCTGGGCACCTATAACCCGCTGCTGCCGAAAGACAGCGAAGACCGCGTCAAGATGGACGTGGAACGTGTGCAGCACTGGCTTGGCTTGGGCGCCCAGCCCACCGACCGAATCGCCCGCTTTCTGGAAGCCGCGGGCGTCCGCGACAAGGCCGAGCGCAAGAACCTGAAAAAGGGCGAACCCGGCGACAAGGCGAAAAAGCGCGCCGAGGAACGGGCCGCGAAAGCCGCCGCCCCGGCCGAAGAGGCCGCGGCCGAGTGA
- a CDS encoding DMT family transporter translates to MSAPDAAMGAVPRREALRGHAAMLLFSALVAGSFSLGSRAANLIDPAAITAARFVIAAGVIGGVALAGQRIPVAAFRAPWRYLLLGGVFSCYFVLMFEGLKTAAPVSASAVFTLTPLMAAGFGWLLVRQRMTRRMAGALALGGFGALWVIFRGDLAAMARLQLGRGEAIYLVGCAAHALYIPMVRRLNRGEGALVFTLGTLIAGAALLLVWGRDAIAQTAWLELPAIVWVTLLYVAVMASAVTFVLTQFATLRLPAAKVMAYTYLTPVWVILAEAVLGTGLPGAIVLPGVAMTMLALVLLLKGDE, encoded by the coding sequence ATGAGCGCGCCGGACGCGGCGATGGGCGCGGTCCCGCGGCGCGAGGCGTTGCGCGGACATGCGGCGATGCTGCTGTTTTCGGCGCTGGTGGCGGGGTCGTTCTCGCTGGGCTCGCGGGCGGCCAACCTGATCGACCCGGCGGCGATCACGGCGGCGCGGTTCGTGATCGCCGCTGGCGTGATCGGCGGGGTCGCGCTGGCCGGGCAGCGCATCCCGGTCGCGGCCTTCCGTGCGCCGTGGCGCTATCTGCTGCTGGGCGGGGTCTTTTCATGCTATTTCGTGCTGATGTTCGAGGGGCTGAAGACCGCCGCCCCGGTCAGCGCCTCGGCCGTCTTCACGCTGACGCCGCTGATGGCGGCGGGGTTCGGCTGGCTGCTGGTGCGCCAGCGGATGACCCGGCGGATGGCGGGCGCGCTGGCGCTGGGCGGGTTCGGGGCGCTGTGGGTGATCTTTCGCGGCGATCTGGCGGCGATGGCGCGGCTGCAACTGGGCCGGGGCGAGGCGATCTATCTTGTCGGTTGCGCCGCCCACGCGCTGTATATCCCCATGGTGCGCCGGCTGAACCGGGGCGAAGGCGCGCTGGTCTTCACGCTGGGCACGCTGATTGCGGGGGCCGCGCTGCTGCTGGTGTGGGGGCGGGACGCGATCGCGCAGACGGCGTGGCTGGAATTGCCCGCGATCGTCTGGGTGACGCTGCTTTACGTCGCCGTCATGGCCAGCGCCGTCACCTTCGTGCTGACCCAGTTCGCGACCCTGCGCCTGCCTGCGGCCAAGGTGATGGCCTATACCTATCTGACGCCGGTCTGGGTGATCCTGGCCGAGGCGGTGCTGGGCACCGGCCTGCCGGGCGCCATCGTGCTGCCGGGCGTGGCGATGACGATGCTTGCGCTGGTCCTGTTGCTGAAGGGCGACGAATAG
- a CDS encoding GNAT family N-acetyltransferase, with product MILLSPTPILTTERLTLRAPKGSDWPAWRAFMASDRLRFVRPDDFDDAASWRAFGHAIGHWAMRGWGMFVFTARDDDTPLGMAGPWFPEGWPEREIGWSLWPPEAEGKGLAAEAAGAARAHAFGALGWTTAVSYVDPGNARSIALAERMGAIRDDAAPVPHSDRPCLVYRHSAAHAKGAA from the coding sequence ATGATCCTGCTGTCGCCCACCCCGATCCTGACCACGGAACGGCTGACCCTGCGCGCGCCCAAAGGCAGCGACTGGCCCGCCTGGCGCGCCTTCATGGCCAGCGACAGGTTGCGCTTCGTGCGCCCCGACGATTTCGACGACGCCGCATCGTGGCGCGCCTTTGGCCACGCCATCGGCCACTGGGCGATGCGCGGCTGGGGCATGTTCGTCTTTACCGCCAGGGACGACGACACGCCGCTTGGCATGGCCGGTCCATGGTTCCCCGAAGGCTGGCCCGAACGCGAGATCGGCTGGTCGCTGTGGCCGCCCGAGGCCGAGGGCAAGGGACTGGCGGCCGAGGCTGCCGGGGCCGCCCGCGCCCATGCGTTCGGCGCGCTTGGCTGGACCACCGCCGTCAGCTATGTCGACCCCGGCAACGCCCGGTCGATCGCGCTGGCCGAACGGATGGGCGCTATCCGCGACGATGCCGCGCCGGTGCCGCATTCCGACCGGCCCTGCCTCGTCTATCGCCACAGCGCCGCCCACGCCAAAGGTGCCGCATGA
- a CDS encoding protein meaA gives MAEKDKPWLFRTYAGHSTAEKSNALYRGNLAKGQTGLSVAFDLPTQTGYDSDHVLARGEVGKVGVPVCHLGDMRALFDAIPLEQMNTSMTINATAPWLLSLYIAVAEEQGANVSKLQGTVQNDLIKEYLSRGTYICPPKPSLAMITDVAAYTREHLPKWNPMNVCSYHLQEAGATPQQELAYALATAIAVLDDLKGKVSQADFPAMVGRISFFVNAGIRFVTELCKMRAFTELWDEITRDRYGIEDAKYRRFRYGVQVNSLGLTEQQPENNVYRILLETLAVTLSKNARARAVQLPAWNEALGLPRPWDQQWSLRMQQILAYETDLLEYGDLFDGSPVIAARVEELKQGARDELRLLDEMGGAIAAIDYMKSRLVESNAERLNRVEAGETVVVGVNRWQQGEPSPLMAQGGGIMVVDPAVEQDQIDRLRAWRETRDEAAVRQALDALRDAARRGDNIMPGSIAAARAGATTGEWAGVMRQVHGEYRGPTGVSASPSNRTEGLEEIREAVDAVSARLGRRLKFVVGKPGLDGHSNGAEQIAFRARDCGMDITYDGIRMTPEQIVARAAEDRAHVIGLSILSGSHLPLIEEVTRRMREAGLGDVPVIVGGIIPDEDARRLLAMGVTRVYTPKDFQLNTIMMDIVALVQPDEAAA, from the coding sequence ATGGCCGAGAAGGACAAACCCTGGCTGTTCCGCACCTATGCGGGCCATTCGACCGCCGAGAAATCGAACGCGCTGTATCGCGGCAATCTGGCCAAGGGGCAGACCGGCCTGTCGGTCGCCTTCGATCTGCCGACCCAGACCGGCTATGACAGCGATCACGTCCTGGCGCGCGGCGAGGTGGGCAAGGTCGGCGTGCCGGTCTGCCATCTGGGCGACATGCGGGCGCTGTTCGATGCGATCCCGCTGGAGCAGATGAACACCTCGATGACGATCAACGCGACGGCGCCGTGGCTGCTGTCGCTGTATATCGCGGTGGCCGAGGAACAGGGCGCGAACGTGTCGAAATTGCAGGGCACGGTGCAGAACGACCTGATCAAGGAATATCTGTCGCGCGGCACCTATATCTGCCCGCCCAAACCGTCACTGGCGATGATCACCGATGTGGCGGCCTATACGCGCGAGCACCTGCCGAAATGGAACCCGATGAATGTGTGTTCCTATCACCTGCAAGAGGCCGGGGCGACGCCGCAGCAGGAACTGGCCTATGCGCTGGCCACGGCCATCGCGGTGCTGGACGATCTGAAGGGCAAGGTGTCGCAGGCCGATTTCCCGGCCATGGTCGGGCGGATCAGTTTCTTCGTGAACGCCGGCATCCGCTTCGTGACCGAGTTGTGCAAGATGCGCGCCTTTACCGAGTTGTGGGACGAGATCACCCGCGACCGATACGGGATCGAGGACGCGAAATATCGCCGCTTTCGCTATGGCGTGCAGGTCAACAGCCTGGGCCTGACCGAGCAGCAGCCCGAAAACAACGTCTATCGCATCCTGCTGGAGACGCTGGCGGTCACGCTGTCAAAGAACGCGCGGGCGCGGGCGGTGCAGTTGCCGGCCTGGAACGAGGCGCTGGGCCTGCCCCGGCCCTGGGATCAGCAATGGTCGCTGCGGATGCAGCAGATCCTGGCCTATGAGACGGACCTGCTGGAATACGGCGATCTGTTCGACGGCAGCCCGGTGATCGCCGCCCGGGTCGAAGAGCTGAAACAGGGCGCGCGCGACGAATTGCGCCTGCTGGACGAGATGGGGGGCGCGATCGCGGCCATCGACTATATGAAGTCGCGGCTGGTCGAATCGAACGCGGAACGGCTGAACCGGGTCGAGGCGGGCGAGACGGTGGTGGTCGGCGTCAACCGCTGGCAACAGGGAGAGCCGTCGCCGCTGATGGCCCAGGGCGGCGGCATCATGGTCGTCGATCCGGCGGTCGAGCAGGACCAGATCGACCGTCTGCGCGCATGGCGCGAGACGCGCGACGAGGCGGCGGTGCGCCAGGCGCTGGACGCGCTGCGCGACGCGGCGCGGCGGGGCGACAACATCATGCCCGGCTCAATCGCGGCGGCGCGCGCCGGGGCCACGACCGGCGAATGGGCGGGCGTGATGCGGCAGGTGCACGGCGAATATCGCGGCCCCACCGGCGTGTCGGCCAGCCCGTCGAACCGGACCGAGGGGCTGGAGGAGATCCGCGAGGCGGTCGATGCGGTCAGCGCGCGGCTGGGACGGCGGCTGAAATTCGTGGTCGGCAAGCCGGGGCTGGACGGCCATTCCAACGGCGCCGAACAGATCGCCTTCCGCGCCCGCGATTGCGGCATGGACATCACCTATGACGGCATCCGCATGACCCCCGAACAGATCGTCGCCCGCGCGGCCGAGGACCGGGCCCATGTCATCGGCCTGTCGATCCTGTCGGGCAGCCACCTGCCGCTGATCGAGGAGGTGACGCGGCGCATGCGCGAGGCGGGCCTGGGCGACGTGCCGGTGATCGTGGGCGGCATCATCCCCGACGAGGACGCCCGCCGCCTGCTGGCAATGGGCGTCACCCGCGTCTACACGCCCAAAGATTTCCAGCTGAACACGATCATGATGGACATCGTGGCGCTGGTGCAGCCGGACGAGGCGGCGGCTTGA
- the trmD gene encoding tRNA (guanosine(37)-N1)-methyltransferase TrmD, translating into MTAGQQDADVWTASVVTLFPEAFPGILGLSLTGRALAQGLWNLRTIPLREFGIGRHRNVDDTPAGGGAGMVIRADVMDAALHSAAHPGPVLYMSPRGRPLTQSRVRDLAEGPGVTLICGRFEGVDQRVLEAHRVQEISVGDYVLTGGEIAAQVLIDATVRLIPRVLGNQASLAEESFSIGNRGLLEAPQYTKPALWQGRQIPDVLLSGNHAAIHAWRNTEAERLTKQRRPDLWRAWTEASAMDPAKDRQLSGASDQSRDHREQHKEPKR; encoded by the coding sequence ATGACCGCCGGTCAGCAGGACGCGGATGTCTGGACCGCCAGCGTCGTGACCCTGTTCCCCGAGGCGTTTCCCGGCATCCTCGGCCTGTCGCTGACCGGACGCGCGCTTGCGCAGGGGCTGTGGAACCTGCGCACGATCCCGCTGCGCGAATTCGGCATCGGCCGGCACCGCAACGTGGACGACACGCCGGCGGGCGGCGGCGCCGGCATGGTGATCCGCGCCGACGTGATGGACGCGGCCCTGCACAGCGCCGCGCATCCCGGCCCGGTTCTCTACATGTCGCCGCGCGGCCGTCCCCTGACGCAATCCCGCGTCCGCGACCTGGCCGAAGGTCCGGGCGTCACCCTGATCTGCGGCCGGTTCGAGGGCGTGGACCAGCGCGTTCTGGAGGCCCACCGCGTCCAAGAGATCAGCGTCGGCGATTATGTCCTGACCGGGGGCGAGATCGCGGCTCAGGTCTTGATCGACGCCACTGTCCGGCTTATACCCCGCGTGCTGGGGAATCAGGCGTCCCTGGCCGAGGAATCCTTTTCCATCGGCAACCGGGGCCTGCTGGAAGCCCCCCAGTACACGAAGCCCGCCCTGTGGCAAGGCCGCCAGATCCCGGATGTTCTTCTTTCGGGCAATCACGCGGCCATTCACGCATGGCGGAATACCGAAGCCGAAAGGCTGACCAAGCAACGCCGCCCCGACCTGTGGCGGGCATGGACCGAAGCCTCGGCCATGGACCCGGCAAAGGACCGACAGCTCTCGGGCGCATCAGACCAATCGCGGGACCACCGCGAGCAGCACAAGGAACCTAAGCGATGA
- a CDS encoding peroxidase-related enzyme (This protein belongs to a clade of uncharacterized proteins related to peroxidases such as the alkylhydroperoxidase AhpD.): MTDTQHPISRFAVPDLDRLPDDIRQAIRKVAEKSGFVPNVFLALAHRPAEFRAFFAYHDALMDKDDGLTKAERELIVVATSGLNQCQYCVVAHGAILRIRAKNPHIADQVAVNWRKADLNDRERAMLAYAEKVALNAQQIDDADHEALAQAGFSADEIWDIGAIAAFFGMSNRLVNAGDIRPNDEFYMLGRG, translated from the coding sequence ATGACCGACACACAGCATCCGATCAGCCGCTTTGCGGTGCCCGACCTGGACCGCCTGCCGGACGACATCCGGCAGGCGATCCGCAAGGTGGCCGAGAAATCTGGCTTCGTGCCCAACGTGTTTCTGGCGCTGGCGCACCGGCCGGCCGAGTTCCGGGCCTTCTTCGCCTATCACGACGCGCTGATGGACAAGGACGACGGGCTGACCAAGGCCGAGCGTGAGTTGATCGTGGTCGCCACCAGCGGGCTGAACCAGTGCCAGTATTGCGTCGTCGCGCATGGCGCGATCCTGCGCATCCGGGCGAAGAACCCGCATATCGCCGATCAGGTCGCGGTGAACTGGCGCAAGGCGGATCTGAACGACCGGGAACGCGCGATGCTGGCCTATGCCGAAAAGGTCGCGCTGAACGCGCAGCAGATCGACGACGCCGATCACGAGGCGCTGGCGCAGGCGGGGTTTTCGGCCGACGAGATCTGGGACATCGGCGCCATCGCGGCGTTTTTCGGCATGTCGAACCGGCTGGTGAATGCGGGCGACATCCGCCCGAACGACGAATTCTACATGCTGGGCCGGGGGTGA
- the rimM gene encoding ribosome maturation factor RimM (Essential for efficient processing of 16S rRNA), with protein sequence MSSDRICVGAIAGAFGVRGEVRLKSFCSDPRDIAAYGPLTTEDGRRSFAVTLTRPVTGGLGARLSGVATREDAEALKGTTLWAPRDALPSLPDDEFYHADLIGLEVFDTGGASLGRVRAIFDHGAGDILEVIGTEQILLPFTRAVVPTVDLAAGRIVADPPDSDE encoded by the coding sequence ATGTCCAGTGATCGCATCTGCGTGGGTGCCATCGCCGGGGCCTTCGGGGTCCGGGGCGAGGTGCGGCTGAAAAGCTTTTGCAGCGACCCCCGCGACATCGCCGCATACGGTCCGCTGACGACCGAGGACGGCAGGCGCAGCTTTGCCGTCACCCTGACCCGCCCCGTCACCGGCGGGCTGGGCGCGCGCCTGTCGGGCGTCGCCACGCGCGAGGATGCCGAGGCGCTGAAGGGCACCACGCTTTGGGCACCCCGCGACGCCCTGCCCTCGCTGCCTGACGACGAATTCTATCACGCCGACCTGATCGGGCTCGAGGTGTTCGACACCGGCGGCGCGTCGCTGGGCCGCGTCCGCGCGATCTTCGATCACGGCGCGGGCGACATTCTCGAGGTGATCGGCACCGAACAGATCCTGCTGCCCTTCACCCGCGCCGTCGTGCCGACGGTCGATCTGGCGGCGGGACGGATCGTGGCCGACCCGCCGGACAGCGACGAATGA
- a CDS encoding chorismate mutase produces MTDAATRAADLLADHRASIDRLDAILVYTLAERFKHTQSVGRLKADHDLPPSDPTREAHQIERLERLAREAELDPEFARKFLNFVIAEVIRHHERYQS; encoded by the coding sequence ATGACCGATGCCGCCACCCGCGCCGCCGACCTGCTGGCCGATCACCGCGCCAGCATCGACCGGCTGGACGCGATCCTTGTCTATACGCTGGCCGAACGGTTCAAGCACACCCAATCCGTCGGCCGCCTCAAGGCCGACCACGACCTTCCTCCGTCCGATCCCACGCGCGAGGCGCACCAGATCGAGCGGTTGGAACGCCTTGCGCGCGAGGCCGAACTGGACCCGGAATTCGCGCGCAAATTCCTGAATTTCGTGATCGCCGAAGTGATCCGGCATCACGAACGCTATCAATCCTAG
- the ccrA gene encoding crotonyl-CoA carboxylase/reductase, protein MALDAPTQIAPYEAPQKDLYEIGEMPPLGHVPRQMHAWAIRRERQGEPDQAMQLEVVDTPTIDSNEVLVMVMAAGVNYNGIWAGLGIPVSMFDVHKQPYHIAGSDASGIVWAVGDKVRRWKVGDEVVIHCNQDDGDDEECNGGDPMYSPTQRIWGYETPDGSFAQFTRVQSQQLMPRPRHLTWEESACYTLTLATAYRMLFGHEPHELKPGMNVLVWGASGGLGSYAIQLINAAGGNAIGVISEEDKREFVMSLGAKGVINRKDFSCWGQLPTVNTPEYKEWFTEVRKFGKAIWDITGKGNNVDIVFEHPGEATFPVSTFVCKKGGMVVICAGTTGFNCTFDVRYMWMHQKRLQGSHFAHLKQASAANRLMLERRLDPCMSEVFPWAEIPQAHMKMYRNEHKPGNMSVLVQAPTTGLRTFEDALESGPRG, encoded by the coding sequence ATGGCCCTGGACGCCCCGACCCAGATCGCGCCCTACGAGGCGCCCCAGAAGGACCTGTACGAGATCGGCGAAATGCCCCCGCTTGGCCATGTCCCCAGGCAGATGCATGCCTGGGCGATCCGCCGCGAACGGCAGGGCGAACCCGATCAGGCCATGCAGCTTGAGGTGGTGGACACACCGACCATCGACAGCAACGAGGTGCTGGTCATGGTGATGGCGGCCGGCGTCAACTATAACGGCATCTGGGCCGGGCTGGGCATCCCGGTCAGCATGTTCGACGTCCACAAGCAGCCCTATCACATCGCCGGTTCGGACGCCTCGGGCATCGTCTGGGCCGTGGGCGACAAGGTGCGGCGCTGGAAGGTCGGCGACGAGGTCGTGATCCACTGCAACCAGGACGACGGCGACGACGAGGAATGCAACGGCGGCGATCCGATGTATTCGCCCACCCAGCGCATCTGGGGATACGAGACGCCGGACGGCAGCTTTGCCCAGTTCACCCGCGTGCAGTCGCAACAGCTGATGCCGCGCCCGCGCCACCTGACATGGGAGGAATCGGCCTGCTATACGCTGACCCTGGCCACCGCCTACCGGATGCTGTTCGGGCACGAACCGCACGAGCTGAAGCCGGGCATGAACGTGCTGGTCTGGGGCGCCTCGGGCGGGCTGGGTTCCTATGCGATCCAGCTGATCAACGCGGCGGGCGGCAACGCCATCGGCGTCATCAGCGAAGAGGACAAGCGCGAATTCGTCATGTCCCTGGGCGCCAAGGGCGTCATCAACCGCAAGGATTTCAGCTGCTGGGGCCAGCTGCCCACCGTGAACACGCCCGAATACAAGGAATGGTTCACCGAGGTCCGCAAGTTCGGCAAGGCGATCTGGGACATCACCGGCAAGGGCAACAATGTCGATATCGTCTTCGAACATCCGGGCGAGGCGACGTTCCCCGTCTCGACCTTCGTGTGCAAGAAGGGCGGCATGGTGGTGATCTGCGCCGGCACGACGGGCTTCAACTGCACCTTCGACGTGCGCTATATGTGGATGCACCAGAAACGCCTGCAAGGCAGCCATTTCGCGCATCTGAAACAGGCCAGCGCCGCCAACCGGCTGATGCTGGAACGCCGCCTCGACCCCTGCATGTCCGAGGTGTTCCCGTGGGCCGAAATCCCGCAGGCGCACATGAAGATGTATCGCAACGAACACAAGCCCGGCAACATGTCGGTGCTGGTCCAGGCCCCCACCACCGGCCTGCGCACGTTCGAGGACGCGCTGGAATCCGGCCCGCGCGGCTGA
- the ffh gene encoding signal recognition particle protein produces the protein MFENLSDRLGGVFDRLTKQGALSEDDVTAAMREVRVALLEADVSLPVARSFVKSVTQKATGAAVTKSVTPGQQVVKIVHDELIRVLQGDEEPEALRIDNPPAPILMVGLQGSGKTTTSAKLAKRLKDREKKRVLMASLDTNRPAAMEQLAILGQQIGVDTLPIVPGQTATQIAQRARQQAALGGYDVYILDTAGRLHIDDALMNEVQSVRDIASPRETLLVVDGLTGQDAVNVATEFDQKVGVTGVVLTRMDGDGRGGAALSMRAITGKPIRFVGLGEKMDALEGFDAQRIAGRILGMGDIVALVEKAQEVLEVEQAERMMKRFQKGLFNMNDLKGQLEQMQKMGGMQSIMGMMPGMAKMAKQAEAAGMDDSAIRRQIALINSMTKKERANPAILQASRKKRIAAGAGMDVAELNRLLKMQRQMADTMKKLGKMGKGGMLKQAMRAMTGKGGGLPEMDNVDPAKMAEATRMLQDPKGLGGDLGRAGLPGGLSGMFGKK, from the coding sequence ATGTTCGAAAATCTGTCCGACCGGCTTGGCGGCGTCTTCGACCGGCTGACCAAGCAGGGTGCGCTGTCCGAGGATGACGTCACCGCCGCCATGCGCGAGGTGCGCGTGGCCCTGCTGGAGGCCGATGTCTCGCTGCCGGTCGCGCGCAGCTTCGTCAAGTCGGTCACGCAGAAGGCCACGGGTGCGGCGGTCACGAAATCGGTCACGCCCGGCCAGCAGGTCGTCAAGATCGTCCATGACGAGCTGATCCGCGTCCTTCAGGGCGACGAAGAGCCCGAGGCGCTGCGCATCGACAACCCGCCCGCCCCGATCCTGATGGTCGGGCTGCAAGGCTCGGGCAAGACCACGACCAGCGCCAAGCTGGCCAAGCGCCTGAAGGACCGCGAGAAAAAGCGCGTGCTGATGGCGTCGCTGGACACCAACCGCCCGGCGGCGATGGAACAGCTGGCGATCCTGGGCCAGCAGATCGGCGTCGATACGCTGCCGATCGTGCCCGGCCAGACAGCCACCCAGATCGCGCAGCGCGCCAGGCAGCAGGCCGCCCTGGGCGGCTATGACGTCTATATCCTCGACACCGCCGGCCGGCTGCATATCGACGACGCGCTGATGAACGAGGTGCAGTCCGTCCGCGACATCGCCAGCCCGCGCGAAACCCTGCTGGTGGTCGACGGGCTGACCGGTCAGGACGCGGTCAATGTCGCGACCGAATTCGACCAGAAGGTGGGCGTCACCGGCGTGGTCCTGACCCGGATGGACGGCGACGGGCGCGGCGGCGCGGCCTTGTCGATGCGCGCCATCACCGGCAAGCCGATCCGCTTCGTGGGTCTGGGCGAAAAGATGGACGCGCTGGAAGGCTTCGACGCGCAGCGAATCGCCGGCCGCATCCTGGGCATGGGCGACATCGTCGCTCTGGTCGAAAAGGCGCAGGAAGTGCTGGAGGTCGAACAGGCCGAACGCATGATGAAGCGGTTCCAGAAGGGGCTGTTCAACATGAACGACCTCAAGGGCCAGCTGGAACAGATGCAGAAGATGGGCGGCATGCAGTCGATCATGGGCATGATGCCCGGCATGGCCAAGATGGCCAAGCAGGCCGAGGCCGCGGGCATGGACGACAGCGCCATCCGCCGGCAGATCGCGCTGATCAACTCGATGACGAAAAAGGAACGCGCCAACCCCGCGATCCTTCAGGCCAGCCGCAAGAAACGCATCGCCGCCGGCGCGGGCATGGATGTGGCCGAGCTGAACCGCCTGCTGAAGATGCAGCGGCAGATGGCCGACACGATGAAAAAGCTGGGCAAGATGGGCAAGGGCGGCATGCTGAAACAGGCGATGCGCGCGATGACCGGCAAGGGCGGCGGCCTGCCCGAGATGGACAATGTCGATCCCGCCAAGATGGCCGAGGCGACGCGGATGCTGCAGGACCCGAAGGGTCTTGGCGGCGATCTGGGCCGCGCCGGCCTGCCCGGCGGGCTGTCGGGCATGTTCGGCAAGAAATGA
- the rplS gene encoding 50S ribosomal protein L19, with amino-acid sequence MNLIAELEAEQIAELGKAIPDFKAGDTLRVGYKVTEGTRTRVQMYEGVCISRKGGSGIGASFTVRKISFGEGVERVFPLYSTNIDSIDVVRRGKVRRAKLYYLRDRRGKSARIAEMSNYKPKADKPKADAKA; translated from the coding sequence ATGAACCTGATCGCAGAACTGGAAGCCGAGCAGATCGCCGAGCTCGGCAAGGCCATCCCCGATTTCAAGGCCGGCGACACCCTGCGCGTCGGCTACAAGGTGACCGAGGGCACCCGCACCCGCGTGCAGATGTATGAAGGCGTCTGCATCTCGCGCAAGGGCGGCAGCGGCATCGGCGCCAGCTTCACCGTCCGCAAGATCAGCTTTGGCGAAGGCGTGGAACGCGTGTTCCCGCTCTATTCGACCAATATCGATTCCATCGACGTGGTCCGCCGCGGCAAGGTCCGCCGGGCCAAGCTGTATTACCTGCGCGACCGCCGCGGCAAATCGGCCCGCATCGCCGAAATGTCGAACTACAAGCCCAAAGCCGACAAGCCCAAAGCCGACGCGAAGGCCTGA